One stretch of Bombina bombina isolate aBomBom1 chromosome 7, aBomBom1.pri, whole genome shotgun sequence DNA includes these proteins:
- the LOC128635742 gene encoding uncharacterized oxidoreductase YtbE: MEISEPSRSVTLNNGVIMPLVGLGTFRLRGYQNLFPVVDAALACGYRSFDTAAVYRNEADLGRALKELLPRHKLSRSDIFITSKLAPTDLGKGAREACLRSLAELGCEYLDLYLIHWPGKQGCRSEDTRNVQARAESWKAMEDLYQEGLIKALGVSNYTETHLTQLLSSCKVPPAVLQVEFHPRLPQTSLLRWCKEHKVHLQAYSSLGCGALLTREEVKKVANAHGCTPSQVLLNWALVQGVGVIPKTSSPERLKENFRVWDFQLSKEEILELMSDGKEERYCWDPTGVA, from the exons ATGGAGATATCTG AACCCTCCCGCAGTGTCACCCTTAACAATGGAGTAATTATGCCCCTTGTGGGTCTAGGAACTTTCCGTCTCCGTGGATATCAAAATCTCTTTCCGGTTGTGGATGCTGCCCTGGCTTGCGGTTACCGTTCTTTTGACACTGCCGCCGTCTATCGCAATGAAGCAGATCTGGGCCGTGCTTTAAAAGAACTTCTTCCCCGTCACAAACTAAGTCGTTCAGACATCTTCATTACCAGCAAGTTGGCACCTACTGACTTGGGCAAGGGGGCACGGGAGGCCTGTCTACGGAGTTTAGCAGAATTAGGTTGCGAATACCTAGATCTTTATTTAATACATTGGCCTGGCAAACAGGGATGCCGTAGCGAAGATACTCGTAATGTTCAGGCTAGAGCTGAAAGCTGGAAAGCTATGGAGGATCTCTATCAGGAAGGCTTGATCAAGGCATTGGGGGTATCTAACTACACCGAGACACACTTGACACAATTGCTGTCATCGTGCAAAGTCCCtccagctgtgttacaagtagagtTCCACCCACGGCTGCCGCAAACCTCTCTCCTACGCTGGTGTAAGGAACACAAGGTCCATCTGCAGGCCTACTCTTCTCTAGGCTGTGGGGCTTTGTTGACAAGGGAGGAGGTAAAAAAGGTGGCAAACGCCCATGGGTGCACACCGTCCCAGGTGTTGCTTAATTGGGCCCTTGTGCAAGGTGTTGGCGTCATCCCCAAGACTTCCAGTCCAGAGAGGTTGAAAGAGAACTTCAGAGTGTGGGACTTCCAGCTGAGTAAGGAAGAGATACTGGAATTAATGAGCGATGGCAAAGAGGAGAGATATTGTTGGGATCCTACAggagtggcttaa